In Vicia villosa cultivar HV-30 ecotype Madison, WI unplaced genomic scaffold, Vvil1.0 ctg.000009F_1_1_3, whole genome shotgun sequence, the following are encoded in one genomic region:
- the LOC131621520 gene encoding protein PHOSPHATE STARVATION RESPONSE 3-like isoform X1, translated as MYQHCSRMYGTQWESYMGINNLVKVVGSEQVSFEPIKSPCNNNIVGSSFQGEEYYDEDEIEVPDWCFDNFPKITDPPLVNCQASGDNFTASQLTNSLYSIDESLVSNTEDSHNSSEEEYSNFQSGNMSFYDHFSHKHDELMKKDDFLDEKKPFEISFQRTESGSCTKSQKHSPQVYGTTCGVTSSNSGSRKALTSKRRIRWTEDLHESFMMIVDNLGGPEKAKPKAILDMMKSKLLSLSHVKSHLQKCRSTIRLHKALQERSEEGFRTDRAIELQHKISLMQIEESQKLQVEVRKSISQQLEMQRNLQALIEEHSKKLKVMQKEKTNQRISLTQPEGP; from the exons ATGTATCAACATTGTTCAAGGATGTATGGAACACAGTGGGAATCCTACATGGGAATCAACAACCTAGTTAAGGTTGTTGGATCTGAACAGGTGAGTTTTGAGCCAATCAAATCTCCTTGCAACAATAACATTGTCGGTTCTAGTTTTCAAGGTGAAGAATACTATGATGAGGATGAGATTGAAGTTCCTGATTGGTGTTTTGATAACTTTCCAAAGATAACAGATCCTCCATTGGTGAATTGTCAAGCCTCTGGAGATAACTTCACTGCTTCACAGCTCACAAACTCCTTGTATTCTATTGATGAATCTTTGGTGTCCAATACTGAAGATAGTCATAATTCTTCTGAAGAAGAATATAGTAATTTTCAGTCGGGGAATATGTCGTTTTATGATCACTTTTCGCATAAACATGATGAATTGATGAAGAAAGATGATTTCTTAGATGAGAAGAAGCCCTTTGAAATTTCCTTTCAGAGAACTGAG TCAGGGTCATGTACAAAGTCACAAAAGCATAGTCCTCAAGTCTATGGAACTACCTGTGGCGTCACTTCTAGCAACTCTGGTTCAAGAAAAGCTCTAACAAGTAAAAGAAGAATAAGATGGACAGAAGATTTGCATGAATCATTCATGATGATAGTTGATAACCTTGGGGGTCCAGAAA AAGCAAAGCCTAAGGCTATACTAGATATGATGAAATCAAAATTGCTATCACTTTCCCATGTTAAAAGTCATTTGCAG AAATGTAGGTCTACAATACGTTTACATAAAGCTTTGCAGG aaagATCTGAGGAAGGATTTAGAACAGATAGAGCCATAGAGCTTCAACACAAAAT CAGCCTTATGCAAATCGAGGAATCGCAGAAGTTACAAGTAGAGGTTCGAAAAAGTATTTCGCAGCAGCTAGAG ATGCAAAGAAATTTGCAAGCACTAATTGAAGAACATAGCAAGAAGCTCAAAGTAATGCAAAAAGAAAAAACCAACCAAAGAATATCATTGACACAACCAGAAGGTCCATAG
- the LOC131621520 gene encoding protein PHOSPHATE STARVATION RESPONSE 3-like isoform X2: MYQHCSRMYGTQWESYMGINNLVKVVGSEQVSFEPIKSPCNNNIVGSSFQGEEYYDEDEIEVPDWCFDNFPKITDPPLVNCQASGDNFTASQLTNSLYSIDESLVSNTEDSHNSSEEEYSNFQSGNMSFYDHFSHKHDELMKKDDFLDEKKPFEISFQRTESGSCTKSQKHSPQVYGTTCGVTSSNSGSRKALTSKRRIRWTEDLHESFMMIVDNLGGPEKAKPKAILDMMKSKLLSLSHVKSHLQKCRSTIRLHKALQERSEEGFRTDRAIELQHKILMQIEESQKLQVEVRKSISQQLEMQRNLQALIEEHSKKLKVMQKEKTNQRISLTQPEGP, encoded by the exons ATGTATCAACATTGTTCAAGGATGTATGGAACACAGTGGGAATCCTACATGGGAATCAACAACCTAGTTAAGGTTGTTGGATCTGAACAGGTGAGTTTTGAGCCAATCAAATCTCCTTGCAACAATAACATTGTCGGTTCTAGTTTTCAAGGTGAAGAATACTATGATGAGGATGAGATTGAAGTTCCTGATTGGTGTTTTGATAACTTTCCAAAGATAACAGATCCTCCATTGGTGAATTGTCAAGCCTCTGGAGATAACTTCACTGCTTCACAGCTCACAAACTCCTTGTATTCTATTGATGAATCTTTGGTGTCCAATACTGAAGATAGTCATAATTCTTCTGAAGAAGAATATAGTAATTTTCAGTCGGGGAATATGTCGTTTTATGATCACTTTTCGCATAAACATGATGAATTGATGAAGAAAGATGATTTCTTAGATGAGAAGAAGCCCTTTGAAATTTCCTTTCAGAGAACTGAG TCAGGGTCATGTACAAAGTCACAAAAGCATAGTCCTCAAGTCTATGGAACTACCTGTGGCGTCACTTCTAGCAACTCTGGTTCAAGAAAAGCTCTAACAAGTAAAAGAAGAATAAGATGGACAGAAGATTTGCATGAATCATTCATGATGATAGTTGATAACCTTGGGGGTCCAGAAA AAGCAAAGCCTAAGGCTATACTAGATATGATGAAATCAAAATTGCTATCACTTTCCCATGTTAAAAGTCATTTGCAG AAATGTAGGTCTACAATACGTTTACATAAAGCTTTGCAGG aaagATCTGAGGAAGGATTTAGAACAGATAGAGCCATAGAGCTTCAACACAAAAT CCTTATGCAAATCGAGGAATCGCAGAAGTTACAAGTAGAGGTTCGAAAAAGTATTTCGCAGCAGCTAGAG ATGCAAAGAAATTTGCAAGCACTAATTGAAGAACATAGCAAGAAGCTCAAAGTAATGCAAAAAGAAAAAACCAACCAAAGAATATCATTGACACAACCAGAAGGTCCATAG
- the LOC131621543 gene encoding UBP1-associated protein 2C-like encodes MSNIPSYDIFVDILLQLKLIEHLIKHVPIRISGSSISMRSSEDDGNEYRGPWDAEVLEELVEEDGDTNSFMLDIRKVGRGFTFSEVPMAFEEHGEIEEAYVVRHRDTRISKNYGFVTYKDVKSVQDALIRPRKVIDGSMAVCDVADGSHGKTNTSSDPDLPLGRKLYIGNLAAGVTTENLRSDFQMHGEIVEAVAMKTARFGFVTYMTAEAAKKAIDYNTLHPTFAEGRKRIVKYANPPRGRRVSRRNPNPEYQQFEDDYVDSHSAYETYGVSYPRLSAMTDQFGTRYYYDYSYPYQ; translated from the exons ATGTCGAATATTCCTTCATATGACATCTTTGTTGACATATTGCTTCAGTTGAAGTTAATAGAACATCTTATCAAACATGTtcccataa GGATTAGTGGTAGTTCTATCTCTATGAGGAGTTCTGAGGATGATGGAAATGAATATAGGGGTCCTTGGGATGCTGAGGTCTTGGAGGAGCTCGTGGAGGAAGACGGGGACACTAACTCATTTATGCTTGATATTAGGAAAGTCGGTCGTGGTTTCACTTTCTCTGAAGTGCCTATG GCATTTGAAGAGCATGGAGAAATTGAGGAAGCGTATGTGGTTCGTCATAGAGACACAAGAATATCCAAGAACTATGGATTTGTCACTTATAAAGATGTTAAATCAGTTCAAGATGCGTTGATTCGACCTAGGAAAGTTATTGAT ggatCAATGGCTGTATGTGATGTAGCTGATGGGAGCCACGGGAAAACTAATACTAGTAGTGATCCTGATTTACCCCTCGGGAGGAAGCTTTATATTGGAAATTTAGCAGCAGGAGTAACAACCGAAAATCTGCGCAGCGATTTTCAGATGCATGGTGAAATAGTAGAAGCAGTTGCAATGAAAAC AGCTAGATTTGGATTCGTTACATACATGACAGCAGAGGCTGCAAAGAAGGCCATAGATTACAACACTCTTCAT CCAACATTTGCTGAAGGAAGAAAAAGGATTGTGAAATATGCTAATCCTCCGAGGGGTCGGCGAGTTTCACGTAGGAATCCAAATCCAGAATACCAGCAGTTTGAAGATGATTATGTTGATTCTCATTCTGCTTATGAAACATATGGTGTTTCCTATCCTCGTCTTTCTGCAATGACAGACCAATTTGGGACCCGTTATTACTATGACTATTCCTATCCCTACCAGTGA
- the LOC131621544 gene encoding UBP1-associated protein 2C-like — protein sequence MENLNHAESSSSSSNQDLRRRIKYLPQPQLVDVLCNIASQHPSIAQEIEALTTVTPHRTLFVRNLSSRTNSRLLRRAFQRYGEIEEAFVVCDRVTKISKNYGFVTYKDVKSVQDALIQPSKDIDGSMAVCDVADERHRRNNISSDPDLYLFRKLYVGHLAAGVTSENLRSDFQIHGEIEAAVVMRNARYGFVTYKTEEAAKKAIDYNTLHPTFAEGKKRIVKYANRRRGPRALGRTRSPENEQPEDDYVDSPVPYAPPPAHSPYETYGVSYPHISAMTDQFGNPYYYDYSYPYQ from the exons ATGGAAAACTTGAACCATGctgaatcttcttcttcttcttccaatcAAGACCTTCGAAGACGCATCAAATATCTTCCCCAACCTCAACTCGTTGATGTTCTCTGTAATAT AGCCTCCCAACATCCTTCAATCGCACAAGAAATTGAAGCTCTTACAACCGTGACTCCCCATCGAACGCTTTTCGTTCGTAACTTGTCCTCCAGAACAAATTCACGACTCTTACGTCGT gcaTTTCAAAGGTATGGAGAAATTGAGGAAGCGTTTGTGGTTTGTGATAGAGTCACAAAAATATCCAAGAACTATGGATTTGTCACTTATAAAGATGTTAAATCAGTTCAGGATGCGTTGATTCAACCTAGCAAAGATATTGAT GGATCAATGGCTGTATGTGATGTAGCTGATGAGCGCCACaggagaaataatattagtaGTGATCCTGATTTGTACCTCTTTAGGAAGCTTTATGTTGGACATTTAGCAGCAGGAGTAACAAGTGAAAATCTGCGCAGCGATTTTCAGATTCATGGTGAAATAGAAGCAGCAGTTGTAATGAGAAA TGCTAGATATGGATTCGTTACGTACAAGACAGAAGAGGCTGCAAAGAAGGCTATAGATTACAACACTCTTCAT CCAACATTTGCCGAAGGAAAAAAAAGGATTGTGAAATATGCTAATCGCCGGAGGGGTCCACGAGCTTTAGGTAGGACTCGAAGCCCAGAAAACGAGCAGCCTGAAGATGATTATGTTGATTCTCCAGTACCATATGCTCCACCTCCTGCACATTCTCCTTATGAGACATATGGTGTTTCCTATCCTCATATTTCTGCAATGACAGACCAATTTGGGAACCCGTATTACTATGACTATTCCTATCCCTACCAGTGA
- the LOC131621545 gene encoding UBP1-associated protein 2C-like, whose translation MENVKKRKMEETENKSDSSSNIEIRSLVECIPKPQLVDLLSKLGCQNPSIAEQIKTIAAPYVAAFDRKIFVSSLNYVTETSTLRQKFQEYGEIENAIVIRDRVTGKSKGYGFVTYKDIQSVNNALSKPKIVIDGASVACRLADDGQRVSHRKLFIGNLPPIFTNENLHDKFKMHGEIEEAIVCKNPIGEWKNRYGFVTYKTVEAAKKAIEYNDLHDRSMTVKYADSQSRPPLPGGVASRAVLPMTSGPGYVRPQNVDVNYGARNGYTYPQSAAVPPYAAPPYPQTAAVPPSAAPPYPQSAAVPPYAAPPYPQSAAVPPSAAPPYPQSAAVPPYAAPPYQTNGQGPYPHVSAVTGQFGHQYYYNNPYPNQ comes from the exons atggaaaacgtgaagaagagaaaaatggaGGAGACAGAAAACAAAAGTGATTCTTCTTCCAATATAGAGATTCGAAGTCTCGTTGAATGTATTCCTAAACCTCAACTTGTTGATCTTCTTTCTAAACT AGGGTGTCAAAATCCTTCAATTGCAGAACAAATCAAAACTATTGCAGCTCCTTATGTTGCGGCTTTCGATCGAAAGATTTTCGTTAGCAGCTTGAACTACGTAACAGAAACATCTACTTTGAGACAG AAATTTCAAGAGTATGGAGAAATTGAGAATGCAATTGTGATTCGTGATAGAGTCACAGGAAAATCCAAGGGCTATGGATTTGTCACTTACAAAGATATTCAATCAGTTAATAACGCATTGAGCAAACCTAAGATTGTTATTGAT GGAGCATCGGTTGCATGTCGTCTAGCTGATGATGGCCAACGAGTTTCGCACAGGAAGCTTTTTATTGGAAACTTACCACCAATTTTTACAAATGAAAACCTGCACGACAAATTTAAGATGCATGGTGAAATAGAGGAAGCAATTGTATGCAAGAATCCAATTGGAGAATGGAAAAA TCGATATGGATTTGTTACGTACAAGACAGTAGAGGCTGCAAAGAAGGCCATAGAATACAATGATCTTCAT GATAGAAGTATGACTGTAAAATACGCTGATTCGCAGAGTCGGCCACCTTTGCCTGGAGGAGTAGCTTCAAGGGCAGTTCTACCTATGACTTCAGGTCCTGGATACGTGCGgcctcaaaatgttgatgttaatTATGGTGCCCGAAATGGTTATACATACCCCCAAAGTGCGGCAGTACCTCCATATGCTGCACCTCCTTACCCCCAAACTGCTGCAGTACCACCATCTGCTGCACCTCCTTACCCCCAAAGTGCTGCAGTACCACCATATGCTGCACCTCCTTACCCCCAAAGTGCTGCAGTGCCACCATCTGCTGCACCTCCTTACCCCCAAAGTGCTGCAGTACCACCATATGCTGcaccaccttatcaaacaaatgGACAGGGTCCTTATCCTCATGTTTCTGCAGTGACAGGCCAATTTGGGCATCAGTATTACTACAACAATCCCTATCCCAACCAatga